In Lolium rigidum isolate FL_2022 chromosome 3, APGP_CSIRO_Lrig_0.1, whole genome shotgun sequence, the genomic window aaatttttaaaattttaaaatgaaaagttttagattttgaaaaatgGAAAATTAAACCGGGCTACATATAGCCCGGGTTATATTTGAGGTTTTCGAGGTTTGAAGGGCAATAAAACTAATAGAGATAGATCTAGATTACAACCCAAAACTACCTAATATGACTATAAccttttttttttacaatcaataccatatatattcatagcaacaaatagtgCATGGTAGAgaatgaactgactccaacgattacaaaataaagtctaaaagatagtaacaaatcttcgaggtcttcaatttctttcttcttccaaaacACAATCTtatactcttctgaaggcagccaaagatagataatgaaccatagacctgtagataccgatgaaagttctcccataattttttgagccgcagtGCCAAGGCTACGTGCACGCACgtaaccattaaagcagtcatacaatatcggcaagagtaccaacaccagtatatcagggaataataaccgactagctttgtcgtcgtcgatggagagccgagagtacgaatcaccattgtcgatgacgtagcagccgggacaaaaactgcgaggataatcctcctcacggcaacaacgacaaaagatccaaaatcgatctggcgaagcaagatccgaaggaccatacctagaaaattgtgattgttcaacaccaccattgacgccgggaagaagatctcgtcgccgaacgataggccgaagatcacttattgcagacgatgccatctccattgaggggaaaccaacaagaaggcggctaccaaacTCCTagcataatctaatgaaaacaatacttttatttgaAACTCCACGCatcgatcgggttccccactcctcctgacgccggcgaagccgaccggaggagggggaaccaatctatggaggaggatgaactggaggcggctagggttgaggcggcGGCTGGGAGGAGAGAATGGAGGAAAAGACGATCGCTGAACAGACCACTTTTACTTATCCTTTTAATATGACTATAACCTAATATACTCTAACACTAAGTATGTTGAATATAGCCCTTATTAGAACATCTATTGCGCTCGTAAGTGTGTAGAACCTTCGATCCATATATTTTGTTAACAAGATATGCATAAAACGTACAAACACATTACAATACATACAAGTGGTCGACATAAAATAATTTGTAGGTTGATAGGACTGAGCTTTTATGTTTCTTTAAAATTTATAAATCATGCCATAATGAAAGTTTAGTTTGCACAGTATTGTTTTAAATTTTGTATTGGCATATTTGTAGTTAGAAACGTTTGAGTTGTATAGAATTAAACTATGAGTTCTAAAGTACACGGCCAATGTTATTACAGAAAAAAGGAAAATAGTATTAAGATTGTTGTAACAATTAATAACTTGTTAATATTTTGTTACAATTAGTTGCAAATAAGTAAATATATTTAGTATAAATAGGAAGATTATGGCGACGAGCCTGGGATGCCGGTGTTGTCGGAACTGCATGAAAAGAGGTTGGAATTCGCCAAAAATGTTGAGACAACCTATCGACAATAATTTATAGAAACAATAATTTCACTTATGCAACTCGCACTATCCACGAAATAATGCGCGCTGACCCGAGCGGGGAGGCCGATTGTGCGGCAACAGATATCTTCCTGTTATAGAGTCGAGGCGTTGAAACGGCAACGGTGGTGGGTGCGTGGAGATGGCAGTGGCGTAGCAGAAGCATGGGGAAAGAAAACGACAGGATGTGTCATGTACTTTTCCCGGGCTCTACTATTCAGTAAGCTCCGCCACTAAGCGGAAGGCGAGATGCCGCTACGGTAGAACATGTAATAACCGCCTCCGATCACGAGCACGGTAACAACGATGGTGATGATGCCGCGAGGCCACCAGCCAGGGgcacctcctccgccaccgcgTCCACCATTGTTGCCATCACCTccgccaccaccatctccaccaccgcctccaccattcctgccctccgccacctccaccatcCCTACCATTCCCGCATTGCCGCCTCCGATAGATGTAGTAGGTTGTGCCGGCCCAAGCAACTAAAATCACCAACACAATCCCCCGATCATCCTCCGAGGGGCCTCGACCAACGCCGGATGCACCGTAGGATTGGTGGTGGTGGGAACGGGAACCATCTGAGTCCCCATCATGTATCTCGAACCACAAACTTTGCGAAAAGAGATAGACGATGTAGTAGCAGAAGCATGGGGCTCGCCGCCATTACCGTGGGAGCTACGAaggaaggagaggaagagaaaaagggaagCAAGCGAGGCAATTGGAAAGGTGCAGAAGATTAGGTCTATTTTATAGAAGTTGCAAGGAGGTCGATCGGAGGCGATGTGTTCGTCTGTGCTAGGGACATCGCATCTGGGCGGCCTTCCTCAATGGAGTCGCCTCACACGCACAACACCTTGTATGCCCCGTACTCCATAGAATCCTCGTCCGCTTGCCACACGAGCATGTTGCCAAGCTTTCCTTCCTTGCAAGAGGGATGGTTCTCGGCATTCTCGCTCTCGAATTTTCTATGTATGGCCCTTCAAATCTTGCTCAGCCAGATCGATTTTAGATCTTTTTAATGGTTGTGGAGGGGATATTATTCTTGCGGTAGTTGTCCCGACTTCTATATTCTCAACAATGGTGATTTGTACTCTCGACTTCCCAGCTACGTTGACAAGGTTGTCCGATTACTTTTTCCTGGCATAATGCTGCTGGTATTCTTGCCGATGTTGGTTATGTGTATGCACATAACCTTTGTATTGCCTCTTAaagtaaaagtaatgaaagaacTTAGCTGATATTTACAGGTTTAAGGTTAGAAACTTAATTTTGGCTCTTGGGTGCGTATGATCTCTTtgccataaaaatatattttcaagtgttaaatttttttgaaaaaaaattacatgcacatctctataatatatgcgtgttcgtcaagtttcacgaaaaaataatatttgtagtctacgtgaaaaatacaaaatttatcttgtgactagTCTTTATTTGAGcatcgaattttgtcttttttacatacgcCACACGAcaggtcgatttttcatgaaacgactttatcagcgcgtagcacatgaagatgtatgtgcgaaatttttgtttcaaattttttaatatttcaaaatatgtttaacatgcattttaaaataaaggaagcatacgctcccatgtgtcaaaacatcactcccgttgATATCTACGTTTAGAAAATACAAAATTATGTTATTACTGAAGAAAAGAAATTGTGAAGACAGCTCGTCGAACAAGAGTATTGATTATTACGAAAAAAGCAAAACCGGATAAGTATTTGAGACGCGCGCCGCCGATCGTAACATGCAACAGATGGCATGGTCGCGCTCGATCAGGTGTAACTCGAGTACTCGACCACGACTCCACGTGCACCTCTCGTCCTCACGTACGTGCCCGCTtctcctccgccgcgccgcctacGCAGCCCCGATAAAAGCTCAGCACGGGCAACAGCGCGCCGCCACCCGCTCACACAACCAGCCCTAAACAGCAAGAACTGCGTTCTGTGCGCGAGCGACAGCAGAGGAACTAATCCGTCATGAGCCAGGGACAGCCGAGGAGGCCCGAGGGCGATGCGGCCCTGCAGCAGCAAGACCGGCCAATCAAGTACGGCGACGTGTTCGACGTCTCCGGCGACCTGGCGGCGCAGCCCGTGGCGCCCCGGGACGCCGCGCTGCTGCAGTCCGCCGAGGACACCGTGCAGGGCCTGGGACAGACCCAGAAGGGCGGTCCCGCGGCGGTCATGCAGTCCGCTGCCGCCCTCAACGCGCGCGCCGGCCACGTGGGCCGCGCCCAGCTCTCCGGCCCCGTCGCCGACGCGGGGGTCGCCGTCACGGAGACCGAGTTCCCGAGCCACCGCGTCGTCACCGAGTCCGTCGCGGGCCAGGTCGTGGGACGGTtcgtcgcgccgccgcccgtgGCGGCCAAGGAGCCGTCGGGCGCGCTGGAGCAGGACGCCGTGACCATCGGCCGAGCgctggaggccgcggcggcggccggcgcgggcggAAAGGTGGTGGACCAGAGCGACGCGGCGGCCGTCCAGGCCGCCGAGATGCGCGCCACGGGGAAGAACCTCACCGTCCCGGGCGGCGTCGCAGCGGCGGCGCAGGCGGCCGCGGACCAGAACGAGCGTATCATGCGCGAGGAGGACAAGGTCAAGCTCCGGGACGTCCTCTCGGTGCGCTCGCTCAACCGAACTCTACCACTAAACTGCTTATACTCGTCTTCTTCTCGATGATTGATTCATCCGTCGATGACTCCATGACAACGAACTGAACGCAGGATGCGAGGAGCAAGCTGCCGGCGGACAAGGGAGCGACAAGGGAGGACGCCGAGAGGGTCGTGTCGGCGGAGATAAGGAAC contains:
- the LOC124697461 gene encoding late embryogenesis abundant protein D-34-like produces the protein MSQGQPRRPEGDAALQQQDRPIKYGDVFDVSGDLAAQPVAPRDAALLQSAEDTVQGLGQTQKGGPAAVMQSAAALNARAGHVGRAQLSGPVADAGVAVTETEFPSHRVVTESVAGQVVGRFVAPPPVAAKEPSGALEQDAVTIGRALEAAAAAGAGGKVVDQSDAAAVQAAEMRATGKNLTVPGGVAAAAQAAADQNERIMREEDKVKLRDVLSDARSKLPADKGATREDAERVVSAEIRNKLNMATTPGGVADAVTTAARLNQERP